In Bacillus sp. DX3.1, the following proteins share a genomic window:
- a CDS encoding 5'-3' exonuclease yields the protein MKKVLLVDGMALLFRAFYATSVYGQFMKRQDGTPTNGIHGYMKHLLTATQAIEPTHIVTCWDMGSTTFRTESFSNYKANRAAPPEELIPQFDLVQEMTAHLSIPVIGMKGYEADDCIGTLAKVYKSEAEVYILTGDTDLLQLVDTNVTVMLLRKGIGNYEYYTPEKIMEEKGVEPWQIVHAKAFMGDTSDNYPGVKGIGEKTAYKIIQEHGTVAAVLENITSLTKAQRTKIESDLENLNISLQLAQIHCEVPVSCLLEEGLHTIDEVKMRFVCQQMNWGRPEVFLKML from the coding sequence ATGAAAAAAGTATTGTTAGTCGATGGTATGGCACTATTATTTCGTGCTTTTTACGCAACGAGTGTTTACGGACAATTTATGAAACGACAAGATGGTACCCCGACAAACGGGATTCATGGCTATATGAAACATTTGTTAACTGCTACGCAAGCAATTGAGCCGACACATATTGTAACGTGCTGGGATATGGGCAGTACAACGTTTCGAACAGAGTCTTTCTCGAACTATAAAGCAAATCGTGCGGCACCACCGGAAGAATTAATTCCACAATTTGATTTAGTACAAGAAATGACAGCTCATTTGTCCATTCCTGTAATTGGAATGAAAGGCTATGAAGCAGATGATTGTATCGGTACATTAGCGAAAGTATATAAAAGTGAAGCAGAGGTATATATTTTAACAGGTGATACAGATTTACTACAGCTCGTGGATACGAACGTTACGGTTATGCTACTTCGTAAAGGAATTGGAAACTATGAGTACTATACACCAGAGAAGATTATGGAAGAAAAAGGGGTAGAACCTTGGCAAATCGTCCACGCGAAAGCGTTTATGGGAGACACAAGTGATAACTATCCAGGTGTAAAAGGAATCGGTGAGAAAACAGCATATAAGATCATTCAAGAGCATGGTACAGTAGCAGCTGTTTTAGAAAATATTACGTCATTAACGAAAGCGCAGCGTACAAAAATTGAAAGTGATTTAGAGAACTTAAATATATCATTACAATTAGCGCAAATTCATTGTGAAGTTCCAGTTTCTTGTTTGTTAGAAGAAGGACTTCATACAATTGATGAAGTAAAAATGCGATTTGTCTGTCAGCAGATGAACTGGGGAAGACCAGAAGTATTTTTAAAAATGTTATAA
- a CDS encoding Wzz/FepE/Etk N-terminal domain-containing protein: MEQKINLSFLAAILKRNVLQITATTLFFLSISLAYVFFITKPVYESSTQLIVNPSAQPNANVVYNEIQANLQLINTYTLVLKSSAILDIVRTNLQLNESTSTLQEKITIVNEKNTQIMSITVQDVNPKIAKSIASEVANVFLQHSQDKMNVKNIEILSEAKEPEFPVKPNKKNYVLASIIFGIVVGMGLAIVRNIYNDKIWFDEDVKNILQVPMITVIEEKNIDLSNTNRVQNLYSRNSTKMKKLEGDNHL, from the coding sequence ATGGAACAAAAAATTAATTTATCTTTTTTGGCAGCAATTCTCAAAAGAAACGTATTACAAATAACGGCAACAACATTATTTTTCTTATCAATAAGTCTTGCATATGTGTTCTTTATAACGAAACCTGTGTATGAAAGTTCAACTCAGCTCATAGTAAATCCATCAGCACAACCAAATGCTAATGTTGTATACAATGAAATTCAAGCTAATCTACAGCTTATTAACACATACACACTCGTATTAAAAAGCTCCGCAATATTAGATATAGTACGAACGAACCTTCAATTAAATGAATCTACTAGCACACTCCAAGAAAAAATCACAATTGTAAATGAAAAGAATACGCAAATCATGTCTATTACTGTACAAGACGTGAATCCAAAGATTGCAAAATCTATAGCTTCAGAAGTTGCAAATGTGTTCTTACAGCATTCGCAAGACAAAATGAATGTGAAAAATATAGAAATACTTTCTGAAGCCAAGGAACCAGAATTTCCTGTAAAACCAAACAAAAAAAATTATGTATTAGCATCTATTATATTTGGAATTGTAGTAGGTATGGGATTAGCGATAGTAAGAAATATATATAACGATAAAATTTGGTTTGATGAAGATGTGAAAAATATTTTACAAGTTCCGATGATTACAGTGATAGAGGAAAAAAATATTGATTTATCTAATACGAATCGAGTACAAAATTTATATTCTCGAAATTCTACGAAAATGAAAAAATTAGAAGGAGATAATCACCTGTAG
- a CDS encoding AAA family ATPase: protein MYKLFRERNKDRRVEEGVTSYRKAKLKLEILNIKKGMKTFVITAPEKENGVYTFTCMIAKIFAEEGKKVLVIDTDYEGANIHHHLQLEKRPSDDSMLDNRISPLIYKSHLKNLYVVPAKVFNSEYSEKENYIDSLKLLFENSHKGFDIVLINAMRFNENATTQLLSSLCDGVIFMIQKEYTRKSKLYETRSIAEELSVRVIGFAMNNTR from the coding sequence ATGTATAAACTTTTTCGGGAGAGAAATAAAGACAGAAGAGTGGAAGAAGGGGTTACAAGTTACCGAAAAGCAAAATTGAAACTAGAAATATTGAATATAAAAAAAGGAATGAAAACATTTGTTATTACTGCACCTGAAAAAGAAAATGGGGTTTATACATTTACATGTATGATAGCAAAAATATTTGCAGAAGAAGGGAAAAAGGTATTAGTAATTGATACAGATTATGAAGGTGCAAATATTCACCACCATTTGCAATTAGAAAAACGACCGAGTGATGATTCTATGCTTGATAATAGGATATCTCCTCTTATCTACAAGTCACACTTAAAAAATTTATACGTAGTACCGGCGAAAGTTTTTAATTCTGAATATTCAGAAAAAGAAAATTATATAGATTCATTAAAATTATTATTTGAAAACAGTCATAAAGGGTTTGATATTGTCTTGATCAATGCTATGAGATTCAATGAAAATGCAACGACACAATTGTTATCCAGCTTATGTGATGGTGTTATTTTTATGATTCAAAAAGAGTATACAAGAAAATCAAAGCTTTATGAAACGCGCAGTATCGCTGAAGAGCTTTCCGTTCGTGTAATTGGATTTGCAATGAACAATACTCGTTAG
- a CDS encoding sugar transferase yields MKKMLYMQPRKRYVIGKRCMDIIGALFGLILLAPLLVLVSIFIKLSDRKSSVIFKQERVGKEECVFYIYKFRTMVYDAEEQLQALLPHNEVSGAMFKIKNDPRVTKFGRILRKTSIDELPQLWNVLKGEMSLVGPRPPLVREVKEYTEYEKQRLLVIPGCTGIWQINGRNQLSFQEMVELDLMYIQNRTIMYDIKIIIKTIRYLFKNNGAY; encoded by the coding sequence ATGAAAAAAATGTTGTACATGCAACCGAGGAAACGGTATGTGATCGGTAAACGATGCATGGATATTATAGGGGCGTTATTTGGACTTATTTTATTAGCACCATTACTCGTTTTGGTAAGCATCTTCATTAAATTAAGTGATAGAAAAAGTAGTGTGATTTTTAAGCAAGAAAGGGTTGGGAAAGAAGAATGCGTATTTTATATATATAAATTCAGAACAATGGTATACGATGCGGAAGAACAACTACAAGCATTATTACCACATAATGAAGTAAGTGGAGCGATGTTTAAAATAAAAAATGATCCTCGTGTTACTAAATTTGGTCGGATATTACGTAAGACTAGTATTGATGAGCTACCTCAGCTATGGAATGTATTAAAAGGAGAAATGAGTTTAGTAGGACCAAGACCACCACTAGTAAGAGAAGTAAAAGAATATACAGAATACGAAAAACAAAGATTATTAGTTATACCAGGGTGTACAGGAATATGGCAAATAAATGGTAGAAATCAATTGTCATTTCAAGAAATGGTGGAATTAGATTTGATGTATATACAGAATCGAACAATCATGTATGATATAAAAATTATTATTAAAACCATTCGATATTTATTTAAAAATAATGGAGCATATTAA
- the wecC gene encoding UDP-N-acetyl-D-mannosamine dehydrogenase, protein MNEMKTCVVGLGYIGLPIASLLASQGYQVHGVDIDEEVVRTIRNGDTHIIERDLDCIVKEAVQNGTLTVSTKPIQADVFIISVPTPITKYYEPDVSYVKNAVDSIIPVLKEGDLVIIESTCPVGTTEMVADVIEQKRLDITVQGSNKGNEKSRIYVAYCPERVLPGHILQELKMNDRVVGGMNEDSTRKAKDFYKGFVKGNLLETNARTAEMVKLTENSFRDVNIAFANELSIICDQLQIDVWELISLANHHPRVNILQPGPGVGGHCIAVDPWFIVNSAPEQSKLIYTARIVNDNKMYHVVQKIREQAVKFSTPTIACFGLSFKANIDDLRESPAMKIVEQLIEFEDKEELLVVEPYISTLPSNLQTGGIRLTSIDEALEKAEIIVFLVDHDKFKSINQKLLINKTVIDTRGMIKYSARKQHLTQMEYNS, encoded by the coding sequence ATGAATGAAATGAAAACATGTGTAGTTGGATTAGGATATATTGGTCTTCCCATTGCTAGCTTATTAGCATCACAAGGCTATCAAGTCCACGGTGTTGATATTGATGAAGAAGTAGTTCGAACCATTCGAAATGGAGATACACATATTATTGAACGTGACTTAGATTGTATAGTGAAAGAAGCTGTACAAAATGGAACATTAACGGTTTCAACTAAACCTATACAAGCAGACGTATTTATTATTTCTGTTCCTACACCTATTACCAAATACTATGAACCGGACGTGAGCTACGTTAAAAATGCAGTTGATTCTATTATACCAGTTCTAAAAGAAGGAGATCTTGTTATTATCGAATCAACATGTCCAGTTGGAACAACAGAGATGGTTGCAGATGTAATTGAACAAAAAAGGCTTGATATAACAGTTCAGGGTAGTAATAAAGGAAACGAAAAGAGTAGGATTTATGTAGCTTATTGTCCTGAACGCGTACTTCCGGGACATATATTACAGGAACTAAAGATGAATGATCGAGTAGTTGGAGGTATGAATGAAGATTCTACTAGGAAAGCAAAAGATTTCTATAAAGGATTTGTAAAAGGAAATCTATTAGAAACAAATGCAAGAACAGCTGAGATGGTTAAATTGACAGAGAACTCTTTTAGGGATGTAAATATTGCATTTGCAAATGAACTGTCAATTATTTGTGATCAATTACAAATTGATGTTTGGGAATTAATTTCCCTAGCAAATCACCATCCAAGGGTCAATATTTTACAACCAGGGCCAGGGGTAGGAGGGCATTGTATTGCAGTAGATCCTTGGTTTATAGTCAATTCTGCACCAGAACAATCGAAACTGATTTATACGGCACGTATTGTGAATGATAATAAAATGTATCATGTGGTGCAAAAAATAAGAGAGCAAGCAGTAAAATTTAGTACGCCAACAATTGCTTGTTTTGGATTGTCATTTAAAGCAAATATAGATGATTTACGAGAAAGTCCAGCCATGAAAATTGTTGAACAATTAATAGAGTTTGAGGATAAAGAAGAATTATTGGTTGTTGAGCCGTATATATCAACACTACCATCTAACCTTCAAACAGGAGGAATTCGTTTAACGTCAATTGATGAAGCACTTGAAAAAGCAGAAATTATTGTGTTTTTAGTTGATCATGACAAGTTTAAATCTATTAATCAAAAGTTATTGATAAACAAGACAGTGATAGATACGAGAGGAATGATTAAATATAGTGCAAGAAAACAGCATCTTACACAAATGGAATACAATTCCTAA
- a CDS encoding alginate lyase family protein codes for MQLSNVQLQEIQKDADRICKRFFRILGSGICDVGEKLPWHIDFKVGYEWKSQYYKKIKKIDLYNDADVKIPWELSRCYHFFTLGKAYWITQNHQYVEEFINQVEDWIESNPVEMSVNWTCSMEVAIRAINWMSAYMFFEKSPLITKEFKKGFFQSLYLHGVFIYKNLENKGEYRANHYLTNIVGLIWLGIFFRGLKITKSSSYQPNVWLAFSLKELEKEWENQVNVDGTNFESSTAYHRLVTEMLLLTTILCEKNGIELSMKYSIVLEKMCEFIKDITKKNGLSPIIGDADDGRLLILSQYGNEDKRDFRHVLAIAGEFFNRDDFRAYATSHEENALWICGSFKAIERKNEYTSKAYPDGGYYLLKNKEIYCVVRCGELSVRGRGVHSHNDMLSIELNVSGEDFFIDSGTYVYTADYKMRNLFRSTNMHNTIQVNEEEQNDIHETLLFSLPEQTFAKCSLFTKQHFIGTHRGFSDLIHERDIKLQENKIWIKDSFFDKQTTSGKICEYTSNFVLDDDVTIDIMKTGCRLNKKGLQLYVEVLHGELFVEDCMISKSYGTKVKSKKLVIKGKNQNTSCNIGVLKKRSSDKNEEVRF; via the coding sequence ATGCAGTTAAGTAACGTACAATTACAAGAAATCCAAAAGGATGCTGACAGAATATGTAAACGTTTTTTTCGAATATTGGGTTCAGGAATATGCGATGTAGGAGAGAAACTTCCTTGGCATATTGATTTTAAAGTGGGATACGAATGGAAATCACAGTATTACAAAAAGATAAAGAAAATTGATTTATATAATGATGCTGATGTGAAAATACCGTGGGAACTTTCGCGTTGCTATCATTTTTTTACGCTGGGAAAAGCATATTGGATTACACAAAATCACCAATATGTAGAAGAATTTATAAATCAAGTTGAAGATTGGATCGAAAGTAATCCAGTAGAAATGTCGGTAAATTGGACTTGTTCAATGGAGGTTGCAATTCGAGCAATAAATTGGATGAGTGCATATATGTTCTTTGAAAAATCTCCGCTTATAACAAAAGAATTTAAAAAAGGTTTCTTTCAATCTCTTTATTTACATGGAGTATTTATTTATAAAAACCTTGAAAATAAAGGAGAGTATCGGGCAAATCATTATTTGACAAATATAGTAGGGCTCATTTGGTTAGGAATTTTTTTTCGAGGTTTAAAAATAACAAAATCTAGTTCTTACCAACCGAATGTATGGTTAGCTTTTTCACTCAAAGAATTAGAAAAAGAATGGGAGAACCAAGTGAATGTTGATGGGACAAATTTTGAATCTTCTACCGCCTATCATCGCTTAGTAACCGAAATGTTATTGTTAACAACAATCTTGTGTGAAAAAAATGGAATAGAACTATCAATGAAATATAGTATTGTATTAGAGAAGATGTGTGAATTTATAAAGGATATAACGAAAAAAAATGGGTTATCACCGATTATAGGGGATGCAGATGATGGACGATTACTCATTTTATCTCAATATGGAAATGAAGATAAACGAGATTTTCGCCATGTTTTAGCAATTGCAGGTGAGTTTTTTAATCGGGATGATTTTCGGGCTTATGCAACTAGCCATGAAGAAAATGCTTTGTGGATATGTGGTTCTTTTAAAGCTATAGAAAGAAAAAATGAATATACCTCTAAAGCATATCCCGATGGTGGGTATTACTTGTTGAAAAATAAGGAAATTTATTGTGTTGTTCGTTGTGGAGAACTTTCTGTTCGTGGAAGAGGTGTTCATAGCCACAACGATATGTTGAGTATTGAATTAAACGTGTCAGGAGAAGATTTTTTTATAGATTCAGGAACATACGTATATACTGCAGACTATAAAATGAGAAATTTGTTTAGAAGTACAAATATGCATAATACGATTCAGGTGAATGAAGAGGAGCAAAATGATATACATGAAACCTTGTTATTTTCATTACCAGAACAGACTTTTGCAAAATGCTCTTTGTTTACAAAACAGCATTTTATAGGAACACATAGAGGATTTAGTGATCTTATACATGAGCGAGATATAAAGCTACAAGAGAATAAAATATGGATAAAAGATTCTTTTTTTGATAAACAAACAACGAGTGGGAAAATTTGTGAATATACATCAAACTTTGTTTTAGATGATGATGTAACAATTGACATAATGAAAACGGGGTGTAGATTAAACAAAAAAGGTCTACAACTTTATGTGGAAGTTTTGCATGGAGAGTTGTTTGTAGAAGATTGTATGATTAGTAAGAGTTATGGTACAAAAGTTAAAAGTAAAAAATTAGTGATAAAGGGAAAAAATCAAAATACATCATGTAACATAGGGGTGCTAAAAAAAAGGAGCAGCGATAAGAATGAAGAGGTTCGTTTCTAA
- a CDS encoding glycosyltransferase family 4 protein, with protein sequence MRIVMVAPYPPPVGGVSVHVKRMKQYLEVNGYTCAVYNEAKRDDIAEQVYKIERYIKFVWQIPFLKGDILHFHSPDIRVRMLLGFYKIFRKKIILTVHGESLYFQLKNAGRIKRFFLINSLRRIDKVICVNERNTQELLTLGFQKQNVMTLPAYVHPIETQYDERGISNEAWDFINKSSFLICANGCVRTSNEKDIYGFDLLIHLLKRIHSNDIQASLFIAVLDVGGQNDSEKAYYESLKDQVSAYHLNDYVYFYEVKDTEFYPVLKNSHLFIRPTLMDGFGVSIAEAIYFGVPAIASDVCKRPEGTIVFPSQNMNALEAKTLDVIQHYSTYKEKLSQYKSLDYAERLCDVYKQIVSLEE encoded by the coding sequence ATGCGTATTGTTATGGTTGCACCATACCCACCCCCAGTTGGTGGAGTATCTGTTCATGTAAAGAGAATGAAGCAATATTTGGAAGTAAATGGATATACGTGTGCGGTTTATAATGAAGCAAAACGGGATGATATTGCGGAGCAAGTGTATAAGATAGAACGATATATTAAATTTGTTTGGCAAATTCCGTTTTTAAAAGGGGATATTTTACATTTTCATTCACCGGATATACGAGTAAGAATGTTGTTAGGATTTTATAAAATATTTAGAAAAAAAATTATTTTAACAGTTCATGGAGAAAGTTTATACTTTCAACTGAAAAACGCAGGGAGAATAAAAAGATTTTTTTTAATCAATAGTTTACGTCGTATAGATAAGGTTATTTGTGTAAATGAAAGGAATACACAAGAGTTGTTGACATTAGGGTTTCAAAAACAAAATGTAATGACACTTCCTGCTTACGTACATCCGATTGAAACACAATATGATGAGAGAGGGATTTCTAATGAAGCATGGGATTTTATCAATAAAAGTTCCTTTTTAATTTGTGCAAATGGATGTGTACGTACTTCGAATGAAAAAGATATATATGGTTTTGATTTATTAATCCACCTCTTGAAACGAATTCATTCAAACGATATACAAGCAAGTCTCTTTATAGCTGTTTTAGATGTGGGTGGACAAAATGATAGTGAGAAAGCATATTATGAGAGTTTGAAAGATCAAGTCAGTGCATACCATTTGAATGACTATGTATATTTTTATGAGGTGAAAGACACCGAGTTTTATCCTGTTCTCAAAAATAGTCATCTATTTATTCGTCCTACATTAATGGATGGTTTTGGAGTATCAATTGCGGAAGCTATTTATTTTGGTGTTCCAGCAATTGCAAGTGATGTTTGCAAAAGACCTGAAGGAACCATTGTGTTTCCCTCTCAAAATATGAATGCTTTAGAAGCTAAAACACTAGATGTTATACAACATTATTCTACTTATAAAGAAAAACTATCGCAATATAAATCACTAGACTATGCAGAAAGGTTATGTGATGTATATAAGCAAATTGTTTCTTTAGAGGAGTAA